Genomic window (Candidatus Bathyarchaeia archaeon):
AATGTCTCCGGGCTTAAGAAAAGATTGCAGTCCACCGGACACCCCAACCTCCACAATTTTTCTTGCACCACACGCAATAACTTCTTCCAGCGTCATGGCGACTGCTGGCGCTCCAACCCAGAAACACCCTAAACCAACATCAACGTTGTTGAATTGTCCTATACAAAGGGGTTGGCGCTCACCGTAAATCCACCAGTCAACAGGCTTCCCGTCAATAAGGTTTTTAGCGTGTTCGTATGTTCGTGGCTGATACGTGAAAACGAGACGTTCCGGCACTTTAATGGCTTCTGCCGGAACATTTCTAGTTTTGGCTAGGTAGCGAATAAAATCGAGAGGTGTGAAAACTGGTTCGTCTTCATTCAAGAGTTGAAGCCCTCATATGTAGATTTAACTGATGATTACCTAAAGTTTATGTTCTCTTGAACAATCTATTGCCAGCTTGCACTTCACAAGCTCTTACTAAGAATAAACGCCATGGATGGATGATGGAGCAAAATAGAAGACATTAGTTTTAAATATCATGCTTTCCTCATTGTTTTTGGAGCTATGTCAATGAAGTATGACTATGAGGCTCTGCTTAAGAGGGCGCGTTCCCAACTGCCCGAAACCGTTGCGAAACGGGAGCGACTGGAAATTCCTAAACTTCAATATGTTGTTGTTGGAACACGCACCATAATCCACAACTTCAACGAGATAGCTGAGGTTTTGAACCGTGACCCCCAACACCTGCTGAAGTTTTTGACCGGGGAATTGGCAACGGCGGCGCTTATACAGGAGGGGAGAGTTATCTTTCAAGGCAAGTTTCCCAGGGAAACCCTTGAGAAGCTCCTGCAAAGGTATATGGACGCTTTTGTCACGTGTCCAGTATGCAAGCGTCCGGACACGAAGATTGTTAAGGAGAAGCGTCTATCCTTTCTTGTGTGCATGGCGTGCGGCGCCAAGTCCTCGGTTAGAACGCTGTGAGAGGCTGAAAGTTGAAGTGTTACATGAAAGTTAGGAAAATCGGCAACCACGTCTTGCTATCCATTTGCGACGCTGAAATTTTGGGGAAAACCTTCCGTGAGGGGAAAATAGTCTTTCAGGTGACGAAGGAATTTTATGGAGAGGAGGAGGTGGAGATTGAAGAAGCTATAGCCATGATTGAAAATTCAACCATCGTGAATCTTGTGGGCAAAAATGTTGTGGAAAAGGCCGTTGAGAAGGGCTATGTTCACCCGGAGGCAATCTTGAGGATTGAAGGAGTTCCCCACGCGCAAATCGTGAAATTGTAGGGTCTTATGCCGAGTATGGCTTTAAATGCTTTTAAGGGAGAGGCTTCATCTTTTAAGGGGATAGATTGAGGTGCCTATTTGGGTAAGAAGAAGGTTATAAGCGAAGAAGAATTGAGTGAGATGGTTTACCCTACGGAGAATGATGTTTTAGGCGTGGCTGTGAAGCTTCTCGGTTTTGACCGTGTCTTGGTTAAATGCCAAGATGGGCATGAACGTTTATGCCGTATTAGGGGTAAGATGAAGAGGCGTGTTTGGATAAGGGAGGGCGATGTTGTTCTCGTTTCGCCATGGGATTTCCAGTCTGACAAGCGGGGAGACATTATTTGGCGGTACACCCACGCCCAAGCAGAGTGGCTTCGCAAGAAGGGCTACCTGACCATTTAAAGTTTTGTGAGGAACAGTTTTGAGTTTTCGTGAACGCGTCGAGAAAAAACTTCACGAAGAGGAAAAGGAATACGAAGTTGAACAGTTGATGAAGGAGAAGCGAAGCGAGGAATACGAGGTTCTAGAGGAAGTTTTCGACCGCTCAACCCTCATGGTCATATATGATTTCATGAACAGCGGCGTGATAGACCGCATATACGGCGTGGTAAAAGCCGGCAAGGAAGCCCGCGTCTACTGGGGAAAAGACAAAACTGGAAGGGAATTAGCCATCAAAATCTACCTAACTGTTTCAGCGGAATTCCGCAAGGGGATGCTAAAATACATCGAGGGAGACCATAGGTTTAAGAACGTGAAACGGGACACCCGCTCATTGATTTTCGCATGGGCCCAGAAGGAGTTCAAGAATCTTGAGCAGGCTTTGGCGGCGAATGTTAGGGTGCCGAAGCCCATTGCGGTTAGGAACAATGTGCTTGTCATGGAGTTCATAGGGAAAAATGGTGTGAGCGCCCCGTCTATGAAGGAGCAGCCTCCATCTAATCCAGAGAGGATCTACAAAATCCTAATAACATACCTTGAAAGACTTTATCAGAAGGCGGAGCTTGTCCATGGAGACCTAAGCGAATATAACATCATGATCTGGAGGGGTTTACCCGTGCTTTTTGACATGTCGCAGGCTGTTCCGCTTTCCCATCCGCTGGCAGACTTTCTATTGAACAGGGATATCGCCAACCTAAACAGGTTTTTCAGCCGTTTAGGCGTTGATATCCTGCCAGCTGAGGAGGTTTACCGGAGGGTGACGGGTCGTGGCTCAGCCTAGCATGTTCGTGCGAATTCCCAAGGAGCGAATTGGCGTTTTAATCGGGCAAGGCGGCGAAACGAAAAGGGCCATTGAGAACGCCTTGTCCGTCAAGCTCCAAGTGGAAAGCGACACGGGCGGCGTGACGATAACCCTTTCGGAAAAGGCGGAGGACCCCTCGGTGCTTTTGAGAGCCAAGGACTTGGTGACAGCTATCGGGCGGGGCTTCTCGCCTGAACACGCCTTTAGGCTCATCCAAGATGAAGAAGCTATGCTAGACATAATTGACTTGAGGGCTATCTTTGGAAGATCCGAGTCCGACATAACCCGCGTCAAGGGGCGAATCATAGGAATGGATGGCAAAACAAGGCGGATAATAGAGGAGCTAACAGACACCCATGTGGCAGTTTACGGCCACACCGTGGGCATCATAGGCAAAATTGAAAATGTTCAGGTGGCAAGGGAAGCCATCCAAATGCTAATCGAGGGAAGCCAGCACTCCACGGTCTACCGGTTCCTCCACAGAAAACGCAGAGAACTCAAAGAAAGAATG
Coding sequences:
- a CDS encoding DUF424 family protein, yielding MKVRKIGNHVLLSICDAEILGKTFREGKIVFQVTKEFYGEEEVEIEEAIAMIENSTIVNLVGKNVVEKAVEKGYVHPEAILRIEGVPHAQIVKL
- the eif1A gene encoding translation initiation factor eIF-1A, whose amino-acid sequence is MGKKKVISEEELSEMVYPTENDVLGVAVKLLGFDRVLVKCQDGHERLCRIRGKMKRRVWIREGDVVLVSPWDFQSDKRGDIIWRYTHAQAEWLRKKGYLTI
- a CDS encoding KH domain-containing protein, with amino-acid sequence MAQPSMFVRIPKERIGVLIGQGGETKRAIENALSVKLQVESDTGGVTITLSEKAEDPSVLLRAKDLVTAIGRGFSPEHAFRLIQDEEAMLDIIDLRAIFGRSESDITRVKGRIIGMDGKTRRIIEELTDTHVAVYGHTVGIIGKIENVQVAREAIQMLIEGSQHSTVYRFLHRKRRELKERMLELWEKPE
- a CDS encoding translation initiation factor IF-2 subunit beta — protein: MKYDYEALLKRARSQLPETVAKRERLEIPKLQYVVVGTRTIIHNFNEIAEVLNRDPQHLLKFLTGELATAALIQEGRVIFQGKFPRETLEKLLQRYMDAFVTCPVCKRPDTKIVKEKRLSFLVCMACGAKSSVRTL
- a CDS encoding serine protein kinase RIO — translated: MSFRERVEKKLHEEEKEYEVEQLMKEKRSEEYEVLEEVFDRSTLMVIYDFMNSGVIDRIYGVVKAGKEARVYWGKDKTGRELAIKIYLTVSAEFRKGMLKYIEGDHRFKNVKRDTRSLIFAWAQKEFKNLEQALAANVRVPKPIAVRNNVLVMEFIGKNGVSAPSMKEQPPSNPERIYKILITYLERLYQKAELVHGDLSEYNIMIWRGLPVLFDMSQAVPLSHPLADFLLNRDIANLNRFFSRLGVDILPAEEVYRRVTGRGSA